The DNA window GGCAATCTCGACCTGATCGGTGAAGAAAACGTGCTGCTGGCCAATCAGGTGCTGGGACAATCGACAATCGCTGGATACCAGGCGGGAACCGAATGGTTACTCGGCACGATGCCAGCCGAAACGCTGCTCGAGGCGGATGCCACTCAGCCTGAACCAGCAACAGTAGCTGCCGCCGAGCCTGCCCAATCAGCGGACCAACCCGGCGCCATGGCGTCAGTCTTTGCCGACCGTTCGAATCTGCTGGCACACGCCAAGAACTTCCTGGACGCCAATCTCCTCGGAGACCGTGCCACGACCTGGAGATCGGCAGCGGTGGCTGGCATTGTCATCCTGGCCACCGGTCTCATCGGTGTGCTCTCTCCCGGCCTGCTGGACAACGTCTTTCTCTGGTTGACCGGGGTGATCCTCGTACTCGTTTCCGGCTTCTGGATCTACCAATCACTGTTGCATGCAGTGGCGGTGCCGGCCATGGGCGCCCGCTTGCGGATGTTCTCCGCGGGAATCGCCATGATGGCGGGCATTGCCCTCATTCTGGCCGAGTTGGCTGTTGACATGACGACTGGCTCCGCCAGACTCATTTTGGGATGCGGACTCATCTTGATCGGCAGCGCCGGCATCGTGGGGGCCTGGTACCTTCCCGAAGGCACACCAGACCGGCTGGCTGCCATCGGGGTCAACGGGGTCATCATCGCCCTGGGCGTGTTCATTCTCATCCAGGTGGACGACTCCCGGTCGTTCTTCGAGCAGCTGATGTGGTTGATGGTTGTAGGCGGTGGAGCACTGTTGGCGTATGCCTTTTTCGGCTTTCGCCAGATGCGCCATGCACTTTCCGATTCGTCCGCACCGGACGAATCGTCATGACCGGTCAGGCTGAATGCGCAGCAATATCCACCGCCACGGAGAACAGTGTGCTCGTCCGCCAGGCAAGGGAAAATCGGGAGAGCGGCTAAACCGCTTCGTCCCAGAAGAGGCGACGGAACTCGGTGGTGTCGTAGTAGCCGACGATGCTGATGATTTTGCCGTTGACCACGCGGAAGATGGCCACCTGCTCCGATAGCATCTCGCGCCCAAGGCGGTCGGAAAACTCGCGGAAAACGAACTGCACCGCCGCGCGATCGGTGGTGGCGATGATGTCGCTCACCTCCCAGTGCGCTTCCGGATAGGACGACACCACGGTGCCGAAATACGAAACGATCTCATCTGCCGGTC is part of the Thermomicrobiales bacterium genome and encodes:
- a CDS encoding nuclear transport factor 2 family protein — encoded protein: PADEIVSYFGTVVSSYPEAHWEVSDIIATTDRAAVQFVFREFSDRLGREMLSEQVAIFRVVNGKIISIVGYYDTTEFRRLFWDEAV